The proteins below come from a single Corylus avellana chromosome ca3, CavTom2PMs-1.0 genomic window:
- the LOC132175436 gene encoding uncharacterized protein LOC132175436 encodes MSVDAYVQGERDDVHADNMHGTRFHWRRSSHRCDESIPSSSGNTAAPKTKVAKQKKRVEARRNGTRRNIFFFILLTKTPSPILAKWCQNQIDCSLMHEESCEEARDRII; translated from the exons ATGTCGGTGGATGCGTATGTgcagggagagagagatgacGTACATGCTGACAACATGCATGGCACACGGTTCCATTGGAGGAGGAGCAGTCACAG GTGTGATGAAAGCATACCTTCATCATCCGGCAACACTGCGGCTCCGAAAACGAAGGTTGCGAAGCAAAAGAAGAGAGTTGAAGCAAGGAGAAATGGAACAAGAAGaaacatcttcttcttcattttgctAACGAAAACACCTTCACCTATCCTCGCAAAATGGTGCCAAAATCAAATTGATTGCTCTCTAATGCATGAGGAAAGCTGCGAGGAAGCAAGGGATCGAATAATATAA